A window of Vibrio ishigakensis contains these coding sequences:
- a CDS encoding oligogalacturonate-specific porin KdgM family protein → MKKVIALSALAIAASAPAFASSYVTGNVQFHDDGRIHGSKATSTLEAGHTFENSLGGLTLYTEFDGIQLGEIVTENGGAGNTTPAITLGGEQAFNITDHLWVAAGYQHLISAGESIQYRPLVKIGYNFDNGLSISNRTRAHIDATDADADTDYRMDNRIAYSFSDMDLALSYNNVYMIEAETMDHEIRATWTRQGVQPYFEFRSQANGAENAQGDSLVNNAFVFGASYGF, encoded by the coding sequence ATGAAAAAAGTTATCGCACTGAGTGCACTAGCAATTGCAGCATCAGCCCCAGCCTTCGCCTCTTCATACGTAACGGGTAATGTTCAATTCCACGACGATGGACGTATCCATGGTTCGAAAGCGACTTCTACCCTAGAAGCGGGTCATACCTTTGAAAACAGCCTTGGTGGTCTGACTCTGTATACTGAGTTTGATGGTATTCAGTTGGGTGAAATAGTGACTGAAAACGGTGGTGCAGGTAATACAACTCCGGCTATCACCCTTGGTGGTGAGCAGGCGTTCAACATCACCGATCATCTTTGGGTTGCTGCAGGTTATCAGCACCTGATCTCTGCGGGTGAATCTATCCAATATCGTCCATTGGTTAAGATTGGCTACAACTTTGATAATGGCCTTTCTATCAGCAACCGTACTCGAGCTCATATCGATGCTACAGACGCGGACGCTGATACAGATTACCGCATGGATAACCGCATCGCGTACTCGTTCTCAGATATGGATCTAGCACTGAGCTATAACAACGTTTATATGATTGAAGCGGAAACCATGGACCACGAGATTCGTGCTACCTGGACTCGCCAAGGTGTTCAGCCTTACTTTGAGTTCCGTAGCCAAGCCAATGGCGCTGAAAACGCACAAGGCGACAGCCTAGTAAACAATGCCTTTGTATTCGGTGCTAGCTACGGCTTCTAA
- a CDS encoding DUF2799 domain-containing protein yields MRTLLIALGVSLLAGCAMTPESASWQELGAHRGGAGLKAESAEQLSNRYDLQEVNSQQYDEYTAGFEQGRNKYCNPAQAYNYGKLGNQYKGQCAGLPQEAEFAKKMNKGYQQLVFNSMKKYY; encoded by the coding sequence ATGAGAACATTACTGATTGCATTAGGCGTTAGTCTGTTAGCGGGCTGCGCAATGACTCCAGAATCAGCATCATGGCAAGAGCTGGGCGCACATAGAGGTGGCGCTGGTTTGAAAGCCGAGTCTGCTGAACAGCTGAGTAATCGTTACGACCTTCAAGAGGTCAACTCACAGCAGTATGATGAGTATACGGCGGGCTTCGAGCAGGGCAGAAATAAATACTGTAACCCAGCTCAAGCTTATAACTACGGAAAGCTAGGTAATCAATATAAAGGCCAATGTGCTGGGTTGCCTCAAGAAGCCGAGTTTGCCAAGAAAATGAACAAGGGTTATCAACAACTCGTGTTCAACAGTATGAAGAAATACTATTAG
- a CDS encoding YccT family protein, with protein MFKKSLIAMGLLLSATAVQAASQFDFQTEIEPQVVNGKAVNSSWFSDVDQLQLHPGATQLGFTVGQIVFEDGKRRKFNSRLMIMSFDVQDEQTYQLNYKKFRTIEEANKFNDDPTFELKTEDGKPVEFKLAVLDKNGMQGFRDYEAEITEFNKTTGVVLAGESATAVTVDASKVSLGIKQQFANMSREEQQAFMQWAMQNLK; from the coding sequence GTGTTTAAAAAATCTTTGATCGCCATGGGGCTTTTACTTTCTGCAACCGCAGTACAGGCAGCAAGCCAGTTTGACTTTCAAACTGAGATTGAACCTCAGGTTGTAAATGGTAAAGCAGTGAATAGTTCTTGGTTCAGCGATGTCGATCAGCTGCAACTCCACCCAGGCGCTACTCAATTAGGATTCACTGTAGGTCAGATAGTTTTTGAAGACGGTAAACGCCGCAAATTTAACTCGCGTTTGATGATCATGAGCTTTGATGTACAAGACGAGCAAACCTATCAGCTTAACTACAAGAAGTTTCGCACTATAGAAGAGGCGAATAAGTTCAATGATGACCCAACCTTTGAGCTAAAAACAGAGGATGGCAAACCCGTTGAGTTCAAACTAGCTGTGCTAGATAAGAATGGGATGCAAGGCTTCCGTGACTACGAAGCTGAGATTACCGAGTTCAACAAAACAACCGGTGTAGTTCTCGCTGGTGAGTCAGCTACTGCAGTCACAGTTGATGCTTCAAAGGTTTCTTTGGGTATCAAGCAGCAGTTTGCAAACATGTCCCGTGAAGAGCAGCAAGCCTTTATGCAATGGGCAATGCAAAACCTGAAATAG